The sequence AAtcacatacagtcgtggccaaaagttttgaaaatgacacaaatattaattttcacaaagtctgctgcctcagtttgtatgattgcaaattgcatatactccagaatgttatgaagagtgatcagatgaattgcaattaaatgcaaagttcctctttgccatgcaaatgaactgaatcccccaaaaacatttccactgcatttcagccctgccacaaaaggaccagctgacgtcatgtcagtgattctctcgttaacacaggtgtgagtgttgacgaggacaaggctggagatcactgtcatgctgattgagttcgaataacagactggaagcttcaaaaggagggtggtgcttggaatcattgttcttcctctgtcaaccatggttaccggcaaggaaacacgtgccgtcatcattgctttgcacaaaaagggcttcacaggcaaggatattgctgccagtaagattgcacctaaatcaaccatttattggatcatcaagaacttcaaggagagcggttcaattgttgtgaagaaggcttcagggcgcccaagaaagtccagcaagcgccaggaccgtttcctaaagttgattcagctgcgggattggaGCACCactagtacagagcttgctcaggaatggcagcaggcaggtgtgagtgcatctgcacgcacagtgaggcgaagacttttggaggatggcctggtgtcaagaagggcagcaaagaatccACTTCCCTCCAGGAAAAACCTCAGGGACAGACTTATATTCTGAAAAAgctacagggattggactgctgaggactgggctaaagtcattttctctgatgattcccctttccgattgtttggggcatccagaaaaaagcttgtccagagaagacaaggtgagcgctatcatcagtcctgtgtcatgccaacagtaaagcatcctgagaccattcatgtgtggggtttcttctcagccaagggagtgggctcactcacaattttgcctaagaacacagccatgaataaagaatggtaccaacacatcctccgagagcaacttctcccaaccatccaggaacagtttggtgacgaacaatgccttttccagcatgatggagcaccttgccataaggcaaaagtgataactaagtggctcggggaacaaaacatcgatattctgggtccatggccaggaaactccccagaccttaatctcaTTGAGagtttgtggtcaatcctcaagaggcgggtggacaaacaaaaccccacaaattctgaccaactccaagcattgattatgcaataaTGGGCGTCCATCAGTCAGGatatggcccagaagttaattgacagcatgccagggcagattgcagaggtcatgaaaaagaagggtcaacactgcaaatattgactctttgcatcaacttcatgtaattgtcaataaaagcctttgacacttatgaaatgcttgtaattatacttcagtattccatagtaacatctaacaaaaatatctgaagacaccgaagcagcaaactttgtggaaattaatagttgtgtcattctcaaaacttttggccacaactgtacacacacacatacattcacattCCTTCACGCattcctgctgctactctgtttattatctatggatggtcactttacccctacctaaactcagcaaaaaagaaacgtcctctccctgtcaactgcgtttatttcagcaaacttaacatgtgtaaatatttgtatgaacataacaagattcaacaactgaaacataaactgaacaaattccacagacatgtgactaacataaattgaataatgtgtccctgaaccaagagggggtcaaaatcaaaagtaacagtcagattCTGgtatggccaccagctgcattaagtactgcagtgcatctcctcatcatggactgcaccagatttgccagttcttgctgtgagatgttacccccctcttctaccaaggcacctgcaagttcccggacatttctgggggggaatggccctagccctcacccttcgatccaacaggtcccagatgtgctcaatgggattgagatccgggctcttcgctggccatggcagaacactgacattcctgtcttgcaggaaatcactcaaagaacgagcagtatggctggttgcattgtcatgctggagggtcatgtcaggatgagcctgcaggaagggtaccacatgagggagaaggatgtcttcccagtaacgcacagcattgagattgcctgcaatgacaacaagctcagtccgatgatgctgtgacacactgccccagaccatgacggaccctccacctccaaatcgatcctgatCCTGCTATATCCTGCTGCATTcgtgtgaaactgaaagcgcgaaccactgcttttaaccagggcaaggtgaccggaaacatgaccgaatacaaacagtgtagctattccctccgcaaggcaatcaaacaagctaagtcccagtatagagacaaagtagagtcgcaattcaacagctcagacacaagaggtatctggcagggtctacagtcaatcacggattacaaaaagaaaaccagccccgtcgcggaccaggatgtcttgctcccagacagactaaataacttttttgctcgctttgaggacaatacagtgccactgacacggcccgctaccaaaacctgcgggctctccttcactgcagccgaggtgagtaaaacatttaaacgtgttaaccctcgcaaggctgcaggcccagacggcattcccagccgcatcctcagagcatgcgcagaccagctgtctggtgtgtttaaggacatattcaatcaatccttatcccagtctgctgttcccacatgcttcaagagggccaccattgttcctgttcccaagaaagctaaggtaactgagctaaacgactaccgccccgtagcactcacttccgtcatcatgaagtgctttgagagactagtcaaggaccatatcaactccaccctacctgacaccctagacccactccaatttgcctaccgacccaataggtccacagacgatgcaatcgcaaccacactgcacattgccctaacccatctggacaagaggaatacctatgtgagaatgctgttcatcaactacagctcagcatttaacaccatagtaccctccaaactcgtcatcaagctcgagaccctgggtctcgaccccgccctgtgcaactgggtcctggacttcctgacgggccgcccccaggtggtgagggtaggtaacaacatctccaccccgctgatcctcaacactgggccccacaagggtgcgttctgagccctctcctgtactccctgttcacccacgactgcgtggccatgcacgcctccaactcaatcatcaagtttgcggacgacactacagtggtaggcttgattaccaacaacgacgagacggcctacagggaggaggtgagggccctcggagtgtggtgtcaggaaaataaccacacattcaacgtcaacaaaacaaaggagatgattgtggacttcaggaaacagcagagggagcactcccctatccacatcgatgggacagtagtggagaaggtggaaagttttaagttcctcggtgtacacatcacggacaaactgaattggtccacccacacagacagcgttgtgaagaaggcgcagcagcgcctcttcaacctcaggaggctgaagaaattcggcttgtcaccaaaagcactcacaaacttctacagatgcacaatcgagagcatcctgtcgggctgtatcaccgcctggtacggcaactgctccgcccacaaccgtaaggctctccagagggtagtgaggtctgcacaacgcatcaccgggggcaaactacctgccctccaggacacctacaccacccgatgtcacaggaaggccataaagatcatcaaggacaacaatcacccgagccactgcctgttcaccccgctatcatccagaaggcgaggtcagtacaggtgcatcaaagcggggaccgagagactgaaaaacagcttctatctcaaggccatcagactgttaaacagccaccactaacatttagtggccgctgccaacatactgactcaactccagccactttaataatgggaattgatggaaattatgtaaaaatgtatcactagccactttaaacaatgccacttaatataatgtttacatatcctacattactcatctcatatgtatatgtatatactgtactctatatcatctactgcatcttgccatctttatgtaatacatatatcactagccactttaaactatgccactttatgtttatataccctacattactcatctcatatgtatagactgtacactataccatctactgcatcttgcctatgccgttctgtaccatcactcattcatatatctttatgtacatattctttatccctttacacttgtgtgtattaggtagtagttgtggaattgttaggttagattacttgttggttattactgcattgtcggaactagaagcacaagcattttgctacacacgcattaacatctgctaaccatgtgtatgtgacaaataaaatttgatttgatttgatttgaacagcgGAAGCGCTATAGGTGAGCAAAGGCACTATTTGTCAATTAACTTGTAATTAAACGCTAGCAAATCTTGCATGTTGTTAGTTATGATGCATTTTATTGTGTTGCTCAATTTACTTTTTTTCATATTTAGCAAagaaactagctagctacattagccAACTATAAACTTTAGCAGCCTCGTCttactagctagatagctagcttagctggctaacgttagctaacctaGCTAGGCGAACTGTTATCTaattacatttgttttgttcTATTTTAGGATTTAACTAGACCTACTCATCTGTAATGCTGCTGAGCGATACATAGAGAAATTCTAAAGACAAATTTGAGAGCCACGTGATCAAGAAGAGAGAGGCTTGGGAAATTGTAGCTTGAATGCTGCAAGAGAAAAGTTATACTGCAACCTGGGAGACATGCGATGCGAAGTGGAGGAGTCTGAAGCACAAGTGTGTGTTGCTATGTATCATCaacctctctttgtctttctcctctttcctttctcctctttctttccTATTGTTGGCTTGTTCGCTCACTATTTAAATTACTTacttacacacgcacgcacacacacactgaaagagagagagagcagctgctGGTGCTTAGTGTCATGTAACTATTGTTCATGTTCACCCATGATGCCAAATTGTGTCACACAGGTACAAGGTAATCATTGATGGGCATTAGAAGACGGGGCAGGGGAGAAGGAAGTGGGAGTTCTACACCATCATGGAGGTGGTCCTCTTTGGTGATCCTGCGGTGACCCCCGCAGTCATTATATCATATTTTCCGACACGTAACCCTCACACTGTCACCCACAACACTCACACTACAACCCACACCCACCAAAACatcactacatacacacacaacatacagcaTACAATACTAATTACACTGTCACTAAACCCAGCACATCCACAGACACCCCACACAGAGCACGCCAACACTGATACCATCTCCCTCTACTACAACAcaggtaaaataaaaaacaccACTCCCCACACTCAACCCCAAAAGAAGACCATTGCCATTGAGGCAAAACTGGACAATATCCTCGCACTTCAGAAACAAATACTTCAAGCACAGAGCGAGAGGAACGATATTCTTAAACAGTTCACCACTGCAATACAGAATTTCGAAGAACAGTAGCCTAAATCGATTTATTTATTGTACACTAATAATTAATTCTCCTGAGATTTTCCTTGATTGTATGTTTAACTGAATTCTGTAATAACTAATTGTCATGTCTATTGTGATTGGTTAATTGTACACAAATAATAAATTCTCCTGAGATTTTTCTTGATCGTATGTTTAACTGAAATCGTTCATAACTAATTGTTTTGGAACATGTTTTGTTCAAATGGAAACTTAAATAACTGGCTTTGTTACCTTGGGTGTGCACACAAACATTTTTGTAATGTTTTCCAATATATTATTGATTAAATGTGGTTATGTACCACTAATGTGTGCGGTTGAGTAATATATGTGTTTTTGATTTTTAGATGTGTATTGTAGCTCAGGTTGTCCCTCTTCAGCATTGCTGCCTGTCGAACAGCTGCCATTGGGGTTCTAGTGCATGGTCAGGGAAGGGGTCAATGGGGGCCTCCACTGGTATTTCCTCTGGGGTCCCTTCAAGGATCAGGACCAAGTTGTGGAGAACACATGTACTGGCAATCACATAGGGTACTTTGTTTAGAAGGAACATGTCCAAGTGCTGCAGGCTCCTCCACTTGAGTAGCCCAAACGCCCTCTCAATGTGTCCACCTGTTGAACTGTGGACCTGGTTGAAATGCTTTACTCATCTTCAAGGTGGccgttgtttctgattgggacAATTAAGTCCACACTCAGGGGGTACGCAGAATCCCCGGGGAGATGGTATTGGGCCTTGAGGTCGATGGTCCTGTACACTCTGGAATTGTGCACAGAACCAGCAATCCCTGTGCAGATGTTTGTAAACATGAGCTGGCTGTTGCACACTGACTGGAGTTGGAAGCTTAAGACTGAGTGTTCTCAGCTGAAAGACAGAGCTAAATTATTCTTAATTTTCTTTGTTTCAGATAGTGTGTGAGGACTTGGCTCCTCCAGTTCCTCATAGAGGTGGACCCATTGAAAATAGGGTATTGGCCTTCCTGTGGCTGATAGCCAACCAGGAAAGTTTCATGGGAGTGGCGGACTGTTTCATCTTTCACTTCATTCAAGTGGTCACAGACCATACCTAGCTGGTATCTGACTATGTGAAGTGGCCTTCTGTTGAGCAGCTGCCAGTGGTAGAGGCCGCATTTGAGAGAAAGGCGAGGTTCCTTGGGGTGATTGGGTGTATAGATGGCACCCAGATTACCGTCAGGGGATGCCTACATAAACAGAAAGGGCCATGCCAGCAAGTAATCTGTTATTCATTGGTGTTGTTGCATTACTGCACAATTTCAATGCAACATTTGCCAGTAGATGGCGTCATTAGCCTATTGATAGGCAGTAGGTTTACGGTGCAGTGTCTTAATATTATAACTTATGAGGATGGTGTTACTAAATTAATGAATTATTGGAAAATGAAACCATGTATTGATCTATATTGTGATATATatgcaaatatatacagtaccagtcaaaaatttggacacaactcattcaagggtttttctatatttttactattttctacattgtagaataatagtgaagacatcaaaactatgaaataacacatatggaatcatgtagtaaccaaagaaagtgttaaacaaatctaaatatatgtaatattttagattcttcaaagtagccaccctttgcctttgtgacagctttgcacactcttggcattctcttgtgTGATAGTTGTGATAGTCTGTCAGCTTTGGAGGATCAGTCAAAAGCAAAAGGTGTAAACCTGCACATTGTTTTAATATAGGGAATACAATTATCCTAATCTACACTAACTTGTGGTAGAGATGTACACAATGCAACTTTGGTTCATATTGCAGGAAAAAAGGGCAAAAGACAAGTACAATAGCTAACCCAAAAATACTTTTATAAAACAGTAAGCTACACACAAGGTTCAATTGTTCTATCAATATAAAAACAATTAGGATATTGATTGTAAGATGAGAAAATTGACATTGAAGAGTGCAGGGAGAGCATTGAATACATTCATTCAATTTGGATTTAATGTTTGAGAATAGTGAATCCTAAGAAACAAAGAAAAGCAGCCTTAATGTTGTATATTTTCTTCACTCAAGTACAGTGCAAGTATTTCTACATTTTCTGTATTCTGAAAGAAAAAGCAGATCAGGAAACGATGACTTAACGCCACATTTTGACCAGCAGCGAAAAATTGAATTAGATATGAGTATGTTGGAAACATACATTTAAGTTGAAAAAATATAGAGTAGAAAGGATTTTGTTATGCCAAATAAATGTTGTTCAAGTGATAGTTTTCCAAATTGTAACCCAATATTATATGAAACAGACAAATAAGTCAAACACAGATATTCTTGGGTGATATTGTGGTAATATATGTTGAAAGGTTTAGGCCAATTTTGAGACATAGCCATGGAGTATTTTTCTGTGTATTTCTACTTCAAAAAAGGGAACATAAAGGCAACTTCTGCTGTGAGGTATACATTTGCTACTTCTGTAACCGGTGGGAATCGAATCCAAGTCGCTTGATTGCCAACCACATAGTGAGGGGTCGTTCTTAAACAAACCACTCTTTTTGAATGTGTCTTCTTGGTGAATGTTTGCAACCAAAaagtatttcattactttaccaATATCTTTGTCTTTTGATTAAACATAATACACATATCAAGATCCAAAATCATTTACTTCTTTCAATTCTGAATGAAACAGCCACTGTTGTAGGTACTGTACATGCAGTAGATGTCAGTAGGATAGATTCTGTGACCCCAACTCTGAACACTAGACTCGATTCAACAGTATTCAATTCAAGAAACGTTATTTATCTCTGATGGGCAATTACTTTCTGGGCACGTGAGTCAGCAACATAACAAATGACAAACCACATACAGCAACGTGACACCCATCGGGTGAGATGCAGTGTAAGAGAGTCCTGTCACAGAGTGTAGGATAAATGATGGCAACTTAACCAACTTAAAGGATGCTACACATTGGTAGTGGAAAAGGTGGGAACTTCCAGCACTAGGTAAGTACTATGTAAATGCAGTCCATCCATTTTAAAGGCAGTAGCACTGAAATCTCTCCCTGTGTGCGAAGTAGCTCTTGATAGCATTGATCAAGTCAATGAAAGTCTGGGTTTCAAGGCTTCTTGCTGTGGGTAAGAAACAGTCATATTTAGGCATATTTTATTACATAAGTATGGTGgttggatgaatggatggatagaTCTTATATGATCATGGTCTACTTCCTATTAAAAAAACATGCACAGATGTGGTAAGATATATTGCCACCATTGTACTTTACAATGGAGTGCAACGGAGCAGAATGTTCCGTTTTTTTATTTTCAAAACTGTCTGAAGGGTGTTTTTACCTGTAGGCACCTGTAACTTACCACAGGTGAGATAAATTACACAATAAACAAGAGTCATTGCCTCCAAGCTAATTTtaaacaaggcaacagtaaactTGTCGTCGCCCACGAATGATGCAGAGCCCCCGCCCCCTTGGGCCAATTGAAATATCGTGTGTAACTAACGATTTTCAGTTAATTACTATACTGTAGCTCCCGCCTTGGGCCAATcattgtaattttgtaaatgtcgGATCTCTATGGCAAAatgcatcattcacccaagtttcgtCAAAATTGGGCTAGTGGTGTCTAACGAGCGGATGGAGATCGATCCATAGTCCCAGGCCATTTTCTGAATTTGAagtgaaaaaaatctaaatttcagTTTAGACATTTTTTTCTTGGTCCTGTGCTGTTGTAAATCAAACAAATGTATTTTAGAAGAAATAGTCAATCATgaaagggtgccaatatatttgactGCATCTGTATTACATTTTTAATGTGAAATGTGAAAACATAAATAAAACATCTGGTTCTTGTATTCTGCCTGTGTACGATTGTGGCCTACTTCATATACCACGTATATGTTACTTACAGTTGCGGACAAATATATGGGCACCTTTGCACTTTTTTAATTCCCTATTTCTTTTAAAATAAGTTTTTTTTTGTCTCCACACCTTATTGTATTTTCACACATTCTTATTGTAGCATTGCACTCCAACACACCTTGATAATCTGATGATTTCACACATTAATAAAGGCTCTCAGTACCAGAGGCAGAAAAGCAACCCCACAGCATTATTGAACCCTTCTTATAATTGATTGTAGGGAAGGTGTTATTTTCTTTGAATGCTTCATTTGGTTGTTGGTAAACATAGGAAGACCCCACTACTGAAGGAGGCACCAGAAAGCCTGAATAAACCTCTCAAAAACCCACTTAACAAGCCTAAATCCTGGGGGAAATGTTCTGCGGACCAGTTAAACAAAATTAGAGCTCTTTGGCGATACAAATCAGTGTTTACTGACGAGAAATTCAAGCATTCAATGAAAAGAACACCCTCCCTGCAATCAAAGAGAGGGGAGGTTTGATAATGCTGTGGGATTGCTTTGCTGCGTCTGGTACAGGGGGCATTGAATGTGCGCAAAGCATCATAAAATAAGCAGATTATCAAGTGTTTTCTAGTCCAATgttcaagccagtgtctccattgaAGGTTGTGGGTCTTCCAGCTGGAGAACGACCCCAAACAACACACATCAAAAAGCACCCAGGAATGGTTAAGAAGCGATGCTGGACtgttcttgtcacgccctgatctgtttcacctgtccctgtgattgtctccaccccctccaggtgtcgcttattttccccagtgtatttatacctgtgtttcctgtctctctgtgccagttcatcttgtatgtttagtcaagtcaaccagcatgtttttttccccctgacCTTGAATCTacctgcccttcggtacctattggactctgaactggttttgaccttttgcctgtacacgaccattctcttgcctacccctttttggattaataaacattgtaagcctcctgtgtctgcatctggatctcgccttgtgccttgatagttcTGGTGGCCAGCGAAGAGTCTAGATCGGAATCACATCCTTCGGCgagatctgaaaacagcagttggtggAGGGCACCCCTAAAATATTTAAGAGCAGTTTGCAGCTGAAAAGTGGGCCAGATTGTCTGTAGAAAGGTGCAGCAAGCTAATTGATGGCTACAAGAAGTATTTGTCTGCGCCAAAGTCTGTGTAACCAAGTAATTGCTccggggtgccaataattttgtctttattaaataaaaattgtaaacttaagtttacaaaaataaaatagaTTCTCTTATGTTGGAGATCAAATAACAAGGTGTGGTGACCCAGTTTTCAACTTATTTTAGAAGAAATAGGGAATTTAAtaaaagtgcaagggtgccaatatatttgccAGCATCTGTATATGATTCATATACTGTAGACCCTTTTCCAAATGAGTGGATAGGTAGACAGAcaaacattttgttgttttacctgGCTCGTTTATTCCAGGTCTTTGGGCTGTATGAGTTTCTCTTGTGCTTGGCCAGTATCTGCTCAATGATCTTCTTGACCCAGGGAGCGCTGACGTCCAAACATATCTCCTTACCGCTCCCCTTCAGAGTGGCTCTGCAAGACAGGCACACAGTACAGTCAGAAACAGAACTAATATTACCACAACCTGGAACTAACATTATCACAACCTAGAGCTAAATCAGCTTTTGTAAATTAAATAGGACGTTAGTAAGCAAGGACTCGCATAGAATAATTTAAGGTAAATATCTGAATGTGAACATTGTATAATAACCATATTTTAGAGTCGGTGTTAGTGTTATAACTCGACTATAAGCATCATTTAAGATAGTCAACATAACATATTTTTGTCAGCACTAACTTAATTAAATATGATTCATATAAGATGGCCATAGTTGATATCAACATGATTTAAAACCCATATCAATATCAACTTATATATAACAGTCATATTTTAGGGTTAGCATGATTTAAGTCGGTAGTCTGAACTCACATGATCTCTGTGTCTTTGCAGTGAGAGCTGGGAGGGGACATCTCTACCTTGTCGATGAGTTTACCAATCCGACGCCTCTCCATCTGGATGCAGCGACAACGTAAGTCTGACCCCAAGTCACTTAGGCTCATCCCTGtagaaggtcagaggtcagttttAGACTACATCATATTGGGTGTGAGGGGTGGAAGTCACAAAAATGTGAATGAAAGAAGCGAGCTTttaattgttaaagactccagacACCGACGCCCTAGACTGATAACTCTgattccgcacggcaagcggtaccagagcaacaagtctgacaccaacaggctcctgaacagcttctatcacggCTCCTAACAGCTTCTAtcgccaagccataagactgctaaatagccaacaacatggctacacagactatctgcactgaccc comes from Salvelinus alpinus chromosome 21, SLU_Salpinus.1, whole genome shotgun sequence and encodes:
- the LOC139547586 gene encoding interleukin-8-like; the encoded protein is MKMSIRMSDSSIGVLLALLTITEGMSLSDLGSDLRCRCIQMERRRIGKLIDKVEMSPPSSHCKDTEIIATLKGSGKEICLDVSAPWVKKIIEQILAKHKRNSYSPKTWNKRASKKP